One stretch of Francisella sp. LA112445 DNA includes these proteins:
- a CDS encoding prepilin-type N-terminal cleavage/methylation domain-containing protein, producing the protein MQRYINKNTSSRGVTLVELLVAVTISAIVITMAINIYLSSKKIYKESKQKTSLDIRQLTAKKIFYDAVTNAGLSCKYGTKNQKYVNRTGENSINFDFMYDSSPVRVGDISSIGSFLENSLKGKKGSLYQPGTNYIMIKSEDTFTSLTTKPVNLNLYLNSIEQLEKNDYLALCNNDDINLVRITDVDKKHNKVGLVIAPSSEYHKGDYVGKYSIQIFYIAADNVSNNSGKLSYSLYLYTKDGSNPGVSYPVVDGVSDLKISYSILNRQHLNWRDITRNVDLDNIKAKALKISFKIKDKSFEKVILLS; encoded by the coding sequence ATGCAAAGGTATATAAATAAAAACACTTCTAGTAGAGGTGTAACATTGGTAGAGCTTTTAGTAGCGGTTACAATATCTGCAATCGTTATTACTATGGCTATCAATATATATCTATCTTCAAAGAAAATATATAAAGAATCAAAGCAAAAAACATCTTTAGACATTAGACAGTTAACTGCAAAAAAAATATTTTATGATGCTGTGACTAATGCAGGACTCTCGTGTAAGTATGGAACTAAGAATCAGAAGTATGTGAATAGGACGGGTGAAAATTCAATAAATTTTGATTTTATGTATGATAGTTCGCCGGTTAGGGTTGGGGATATATCATCGATAGGAAGTTTTCTAGAGAATTCTTTAAAAGGAAAAAAAGGAAGCTTATATCAGCCTGGTACGAACTACATAATGATAAAGAGCGAGGATACATTTACTAGTTTGACAACTAAACCTGTAAATCTAAATCTCTATCTTAACTCTATAGAGCAGTTAGAGAAGAATGACTATCTTGCATTATGTAATAATGATGATATCAATCTTGTTAGGATCACTGATGTAGATAAAAAACATAATAAAGTTGGTTTAGTTATTGCGCCATCAAGTGAGTATCATAAAGGAGATTATGTAGGGAAGTATAGTATACAAATATTTTATATAGCCGCAGATAATGTCTCTAATAATTCTGGTAAATTAAGTTACTCGTTATATTTGTACACTAAGGATGGTTCAAATCCTGGAGTTTCGTATCCTGTTGTTGATGGTGTTTCAGATTTAAAGATAAGTTACTCTATTTTAAACAGACAGCACCTTAATTGGAGAGATATAACTAGAAATGTTGATTTAGATAATATAAAAGCAAAAGCATTGAAAATATCATTTAAAATAAAAGATAAAAGCTTTGAAAAGGTTATCTTATTGTCATGA
- a CDS encoding hemolysin family protein, translating to MIEYDNIFYLVIAFGFVLLNAFFVVAEFSLVKLRHSQAKILKQKKGLRGKILYQVHNNLDVYLSACQLGITLASLGLGWVGEPAFSELLEPFFLHLGIVSAEVTKFIAFAVGFAVISFLHIVIGELMPKSMAIRQTERLSLLTCIPLYIFYWVMLPFIWILNETANRLLRFFRLDSVADAEYGYTADEIKLILKSSHFKKPMTEDHRDILLRIVEFSNLQAIDAMRPIKEMVAIDYDLSSKAKLETVKKHLYTRYPVYKSKAKNIIGVIHTKDILCALDDESKKEELRPILRVSHHDQLIDVLRKFQQGKPHFALVYKNRNLIGFITLDNLLAILIGKMSDEFHFVKEPWLTISANKFLIKAEAPVYAVERLAGVDLSEYPADTVLDLLKNVLGDNLNSSSTWNQSEFLIKVYKVENGIIKEVLLELKQDQED from the coding sequence ATGATTGAGTATGATAATATATTTTATTTAGTTATAGCATTTGGGTTTGTATTATTAAATGCCTTTTTTGTCGTTGCAGAATTTTCTTTAGTTAAACTTAGACATTCCCAAGCAAAAATCTTAAAACAAAAAAAAGGTTTAAGAGGTAAAATTCTATACCAAGTACATAATAATCTTGATGTATATCTTTCAGCTTGTCAGTTAGGAATTACATTAGCATCGTTAGGGCTAGGCTGGGTCGGGGAGCCAGCATTTTCTGAACTGCTAGAGCCATTTTTTCTACATTTAGGAATAGTATCAGCAGAGGTTACAAAGTTTATAGCTTTTGCGGTTGGCTTTGCAGTAATATCTTTTTTACATATAGTTATAGGTGAGCTAATGCCGAAATCTATGGCTATAAGGCAGACTGAGAGACTATCTCTTTTAACTTGTATACCTCTTTATATTTTTTATTGGGTAATGTTGCCATTTATTTGGATTCTTAATGAAACAGCAAATAGGCTTCTTAGGTTTTTTAGACTAGATTCTGTTGCAGATGCTGAGTATGGTTATACTGCCGATGAAATAAAACTTATACTTAAGAGTAGTCATTTTAAAAAACCTATGACTGAAGATCATAGAGATATCCTTTTAAGGATAGTTGAGTTTTCTAATTTACAAGCAATCGATGCTATGCGACCAATTAAAGAAATGGTTGCTATAGACTATGATCTTTCAAGCAAGGCAAAACTTGAAACGGTTAAAAAGCATCTATATACAAGGTATCCTGTTTATAAAAGTAAAGCTAAGAATATTATTGGTGTTATACATACTAAGGATATTTTGTGTGCTTTAGATGATGAGTCTAAAAAAGAAGAGTTACGACCAATACTACGAGTTTCACATCATGATCAGCTAATAGATGTGTTACGTAAGTTTCAACAAGGAAAGCCACATTTTGCATTAGTGTATAAAAACCGTAATTTAATAGGTTTTATAACTTTAGATAATTTATTAGCTATCTTGATAGGTAAGATGTCAGATGAGTTCCATTTCGTAAAAGAGCCTTGGTTAACAATATCAGCTAATAAGTTTTTGATAAAGGCAGAGGCGCCTGTATATGCAGTTGAAAGGTTAGCTGGTGTAGATCTATCTGAATATCCAGCAGATACCGTTTTAGATTTATTGAAAAATGTTTTAGGTGATAATTTAAATAGTAGCAGCACTTGGAATCAGTCTGAATTTCTAATAAAAGTATATAAAGTAGAAAATGGTATTATAAAAGAGGTCCTTTTAGAGCTAAAGCAAGATCAAGAAGACTAA